The Gadus macrocephalus chromosome 12, ASM3116895v1 genome segment TTTTTAACAAATGATCTAAAGTTTATTTCAGCCTACCCTGCCTTAAAACTCAAGTTCACAAAAACGAAGTGTTTCAGCCTTGACTCGGCTGCTGAAAGATATTACCACAAAAGGACCCCCAAGAAGACCGCCGCGGCTCCAGCCCTTCCTCCTCaaccctccgcctccaccagtGCACCACCTCCCCCGGCGGAGCCCGCCCCCGTCTCCCCGGGCGGGTCAGACACCGGAGCCTCTGGCGCTGGGACCCGGCGCTCCGCCGTCCTCCCGGACTTCATGAAGGGGGCGTTTGTGTTCTTCTACAACCTGCCCGCCACCGAGAAGAAGAGGCTAGCACGACACCTCGTCACATATCCTCACGGCCACGCCCAGTGGGGCTAGCGTTGTCAATCAGTTATCCAATCAGATGAATACGACTGCTGTGGTTGTAATTGATGGTATGGAAACAAAACTCCCTGCTGAATTGTATTCACCAGTGATTGCCCAAACACTTCTTGGGCCCTGTCCACATGGAGCCCAATCGGgagcgaaaacgatccggtttcgtttaatacggttcaggaatatctctgtaaagactgagtcattgcgaaaccgcatcgagctgtagaaacgctctAGTAAATATTTGATGCGCTCCAAAAGTAATCACGTGCAAATGCACAAAGTATGCAGCTTGTGTTGTATTTGCTGTGTGTCTCCTTAATAACTGTGTACTTATGATGGAGACGAGGAGGACGTCATGAGTCCTACGGTCACACACGTCGTCGCTAAAGCCACCAACGCATTCCACTCAAAGGTAGGTTTGTAAATTACAGGTGGGCAGGCTCGTTAATCAGAAACATGCTAATCACAGGTAAGCAGGCCTGTCAAACACTGGTAGCAAGCGGTCTTAAAGCCCAGTGTGGTTAAACAGGTGGGTCGGTCTCCCGCTTGTTCACATGACCTTTTATTCTGTCATTCGTATAATGTCAAGTGTTGATCTTTTGACTTCCCAGAGCTCTGTGTTAAGTGCAGtgtgttaaaggtgacatattatgccaccaggtgtgagtgtgataagccgtTTGAATATCTGCCTCTACTGACATCGTAAGTGGGCGTGTctacctagatgtgtgctggacagatgagcaacattttctacagtccacttggtaggctggtagactgatctatccagcacacatctatcATTTTGTCACCTTTAACACAATGAATGTTGATCACCAGGCGCTCCAGGACATGCTGCTGCAGTACCCCCAGGCTGTGGCCACAAAGACGGCCTGGCTAGACACCTGCTACTCCAGACAGACCCGAGTAGATGCCACGCCCTTCCTGCATGCTTTCAGATGACAGCGGTCCACTATGAGCATGCTGGAGGGAATAGTACATGTTTTATTAACCTATAGTCTCACTCAGTACAAGTGAGAGTACATGATGTATGATATTTATGAGTTTTCTATATTATGTTCCCATTTCATTGAATGTCTTCAAAGTCAGTTCTGATGGGTTGAATAATTGTAAAAGAAATGCATTTGAATGTCTTCATCGGGAGTTCTTCATTGTCAGTTGGCTGTAAGGTGTTGAATCATCATAAAATGCAATTCAAGGTCTTCATATTAATCAATCGAATCCATTAAAACTGTCTTGTTATGTTAATAAATGAACATAATAGGTAATCATTGCATTGACTTACTGATATCTACAATGTGCCAACGTTGGCTTACCATACATTATATGATAATTCTCTTAAAAGTTACTTCAAAATCATCCCAGTCTAAATCTTTTAAAAGCTGAAATGAACTCCGAAAAATATATATGCGTAGGCCTACATCGACTAAATTGTTAACCCACATTTAAGTATAGTATGTTTTTGAACGTGCACTGAACGCCAGCGAAACCCAATACGTATTCCGTTGGCAGGCTGGTGTAGTAGCAGGCTATATTTACCATATAGGACGGACGGAGGGGTGGAGCTACAACTGAACTGGGCGTGCAAAGTTAATGTTGTGTGACGTAAGCACCGCTCCTCCAAATTCTACACATTGAATTGATCTGGAAGCAACTGATAAAAATGAAAGACTGAATTTTGGCAGCAAGGCGAATCAGGACTCACGTTTTTTCTGGTTCGACTCTACTTGGAATCACCTGCTCTCTGATGAGGCGATACAGCGCGTCGTAGCCTACCTGTTGGACCCACGAGGAAGTCTAGAGGTAAAGGCGCCGATGACTATTGTGCCGATCAAGTTGTTTATGAGATACATCGTTTTTCTTGTGATGAACTATTTTACTCTTTGGGATGTGCGTTAACCTACTTCTAGTTCGGTTAATAGCCTTATTCATAAGGCTTAATGCATTTATGAAAACCGTATGCGCCTATTAATGCAGGGCTGATGATACATCATAGGCGGCAGGGACCTGACAGTGGTCAAATTTGTGAAATGTTGACAAAGTTTGTCATATCGTGATTGTGATCCAGGTTGCGTGTCTGCAGAGGTGGGGGATTTCTGTTCCTCCGTTTGCACTTTTAAGCGAGAAGATGGCGAGAAGATGAGATACAGGATGTCAACAAATTATGCTACGTCTGAAACTGAATTCAAAGAAACATCAGTCACAACGTTGTTTCTTTGAAATTTGGAAACGGCGTTAAACTTTTAAAAGTGAAGAATTTGCACCAAATTGTCTTAGACTGAATTGCGGTCATATTATAGGTTACAGGCTTTACCTGTTGGTTGGTCTGAACtctcagggagggggagggctgggagCTGTCACCATGTCACCCATTATCACAGCTCATCTTCGTTCTTTTAGTGCTTGGTCTTCCATAATTTCCACTTCTCTCGTCATGTGCTCGCCAATGAACGTTGAATGCATACATTTCAAACCGTACTTCAATGGCTTCACACCAATCCTGCAATTACAAGACAACGCGTGAATTCAACCGAAATCTCTTGACTTTACCTATAGAACCATTTAAGGCTCATTAATAGGCTCCCATTGATGCGCATATTTTACGTGCTTATATAATAAAGGTAGCAGACACCTTCCACATGTGTGTTCCTGTTGCTAAATTAGAACAAATATTATTTTGCTGTAAAGTTAATTTTCATATCGACCCCTCTGGCCAGTAAAGGGTTTTGCTGATTGACCTGGACACACATGGATGTTCGACGGGAAATCCCTGATTATGTTGTCTTCACCTGTCTGTCCCACCTCATCACCCAATAGGTAAATATTAAACACAGTAGCTCTACACATATAGACAACACGTTTAAATTAAGCGTGTACATTTCTAAGCTTTGCTTAGTCTATTTAACAATTCTTCATGAAGGCTTATTATTAGGCCCCATTGATTTATGATCATTGGTCCATATAAATAACTTTCAGAATAAAAGAGGTGGATTACGAATCTAATTCCACGATTGTGTGCTCATTATCTTTTACACGATTTGCCCTGAAGGTAATTCAAGATACCAGTTTTCTCGGCACCTGCACGGTCGAGTGCAATGCTTCACTTTCCATTTAAAAGTGTTATCGACCATAAAATAGAAGGTCATGCATGGTATGTACTTTTACTTggtatttaaaaaatgtctttCAACAGCAGCCATTTTGACATGTCGGGTACACACAGGTTTGATAACATTGACTATGAATCTGTTCCATTTAGGTAACCATTTAGGTGTGGCTCACTCAATAGAACGGGACTATTCTAAATATAAATTATACCTTCGTACCTTGCTATGACAGGTAAAAATGGGGGCTATGAAAAGAGCTTATTCCAAATgatctgaatatatatatatatatatatatatatatatgtatgtgtgtgtgtgtgtgtgtgtgtgtgtgtgtgtgtgtgtgtgtgtgtgtgtgtgtgtgtgtgtgtgtgtgtgtgtgtgtgtgtgtgtgtgtgtgtgtgtgtgtgtgtgtgtgtgtgtgtgtgtatgggggggtggGAAAGTTGTTATCGCCTGAAAAAGAGAGACAACGACCTTATTCACCCTGCGACTTGAATCAACATGGCTGCTTGCTCAACGAGGCCTGTTGTGTTGACCCCCCCTGACCTTTACAGTAGCACCAGACGCCCCAACACACCGCAGGAGGACGACGAGACCATGAGCCAGCTCCAGAGTGAGGGCGGGACCGCCCCGGGCCCCGCCTCCCGCCCCTCCCACGCTCATCACGGCAACGGGTGCGACGGCGACCCCAAACACCCCGCCCACCACCCCGCCCACTTCCTGTCGGAGTTGTACTGCAGCTCCTACCCGCCGGCCCACCACCCGCACcagcctcacccccaccaccccacgcCGTTCCCCAGCCGCGCGCCGGACAGCTCCTGGGGGCCCGGTACCCACCCCAGCTACGCCAGCAGCGGCTGGAGCGGCGCCGGGTTCCCGGGTCGCCCGGCCAACTCCTGTCTCAGCGGCAAAGATTTCTCCCGCCAGTCGGGGGAGAGCGCTTTGTACTCGGCGGACAATAGCTCCTCGCTGCCGGGCCGCTACAGCCCCAGCATGGGCAGCCTGGAGCAGCCGTACTCGCTGCACTCCAACCACCCCTCGCCAGAGCTCTACCACCACACCATGTCCCCCTACTACTGCCAGCCGCCGGGGCCCGCCTGCTGGGCCCAGTGCCCCCCAGAGGCCTTCAAGAGGGGGCCTGCCTTCGCCCACCAGATGCCCATGCTGGTACCCCACCTGCCCTACGCGCCCTTCTGTGAGTGTACTGCTGTCCACGTCGTCGTAGAGCAGGCCTTCTCAGCGCCCTGTCATCTTTGGACCCAAAAAGCATTGGGGATCCTTTCTTTGCGCTCAATGGTTTTCTGAGGGCTTCTGTGTGTTGTCAGACTGCGACCCACCTCCAACTGGATCGCGACCCCTTTGGGTTCCAGAACCCATTTTTTAAGATCTTTAGATGTAGGCGCTGACTGTGGTGAATTGATGCGTCATTTGTCGACCCAGCATTAACACTAACCGTTTCTCCTTTGTGATTGGATAAGATCCGAATGACACCAGAGCTCGAGGAGTTGGTGGCATGGACCAGTAAGCTttgaaatataaattatatacaatacacATTCAATCATTAACATTCATTAAGCAAACCCTTTACAAAAGCTTTTTATCTGGTCATTTCCACTTTCCAGTCCCAACGACCCAGCTAAAAAGGAGAATACATCCAATAGCAGCCAACTATCCCCAGAACAGAGTAAGTATGCGCTACGAGACAGGGGGTTAGCGATCACTTTCATGGGGGGCAAGAATTCAATAATCAATACTATGAGTAAAGTCGGCAGCTTCTCTGCACACCCTCGTAATGTCTGCACATGACCTGGATTCAGCAATTTCCGCTGAAATCGTGaaacttaaaggggacctattatgctttttcgacttttatgacctaaacgttgttataatgattgatagtcatgtttaaccatacacaaaaaacgatgtagattttcgggaaactcttcctctcatctgggcgctttcggccttctctgtcaacgctcggtttcgtccttctccgccccctcgcccccctcctgccaacccaactccgttgtgattggttaccttccttgaagcgcgcgtgcgggcagatttgaccaggcatatggggacgctgcaggagtgcctctacgtagatgatttcccggaaatgtgaacaagtgaatgccAAAcgctgtcccgagtgtttagcgctctgcacagccaccccagactgtcagcaaggaatacgtcgaaatgcatgtacgtaattttttgacactttagtatggttaaacatgactatcaatcattataacaacgtttataggtcataaaagtcaaaaaagcataataggtcccctttaatgacTTCATTTCATAACATTATATATGATAAGATTTGTTTTTTGGTACTTAACAATTTCCCTGCTGAAAGAGATAGTTAATTGGTGTTTCCAAAACAGGGAAGGTGTTTGTAACATACGAAGCTGACAATGAAGAACACGTCAACAAGGTCATCAACTTTGTTGCCCTGTTGCGACACAACGGCTTTGACACACACGTGCGTACATGCTTTTGTATTTGTTATTATAAATGGAAATAGAAACGTGGGATATGGGCTATAACTCTAATTAAATACCGTTCGTggtgcagtttttttttttttcctgtttctGAGCCTCATGATATTTTCTAAATGCTGTTGCTGGATTGGTCCCAGATCGACATGTTCGAGCAGCAGTTCAGGAGCATCAGCAAGATAGACTTCATGGAGCGCTATCTTAGCGAGGTACGTCCGCACGCTGCACATCAGCAGCTCAACCAGTTCGCCCCGTGCAAAAAAACACAGACGAAAGCTAAACCCATGAAGGGATAAGCGTTGATTTACTGTTTGAAATCCACAGTAAATCtcctgattttgtgtgtgtgtgtgtgtatgtgtgtgtgtatgtgtgtgtgtgtatgtgagtgtaatTCATAAACTGTGCCTTTTTATAAGCatactcccctcccctccttcatcACACAGAAGGAATAtctgatcatcatcatcatcagtccAAAGTACTACGACACGGTCAGTGCCTCTCCGTTTGGCCTGGAGAATGACGAGAGGACCCTCAACACGGTCTACATCCACAAGCAGGTAGGCCAACCGAACGACAGGCCTTCCGCAATTCCGCAAAATTGTTTATCTGTTTTCattaccccgcccccccccccccccccccaacctacaATACTTTTAAAGTCACGCCGCTATTGTTTTTGAACAATGGTCCCACAGCTCAGATGAACAGCAGTGGCTGTTTCAACACTacgaagcaaaaaaaaatacactcaACTTATCTTATAATAACGGATGGTTCCAGGCCATGATTCTGACTCTTGATCAACTTTGTCACGCATTTGTCATGAATACTACCTAGAATACTGATAAGATTGTAGCACTGTTTTAAGGAACAGTAACAGTGCTAACATGGCATTGATCAAGATGTTGATGATCATATGAGACATATAACCgcattaaaaacaaataaaataaaaggattAGTTTCCCAGCCTTTTAATGCGTTGCCACCTTCAGGTAATGCAACTTAAATaatacttcttttttttatcagttaCAGAATGAATTCATCCAAAATGGCAGCAAGAATTTTAGATTCATTCCCATCATTTTCCCAGGGGGCAGAAAGGTAATTACAGCATTCTTGATTTTAAATCAACAAAtagtgtatttgtattgccaTGGATGCAACTTTATGTATCCTGCCATTTAATGGATTCTAAATGGTGTCTCAACCCACTTGCATTCTATAATAGTAATTTCCTCTTTAGTGAAACCGTAAACAGTATAAAACAGGATATTTTATTAGCTTACAtcgctattttttttttgtatgcattttaccTCGACAACATTTAACTTGTGATGTGTTACTGTTTAAATACTCCCTCACTACATTGATATGAATGGGTTGAACCCATGGAAAATCAAACTAATCTCCACATGTGTTCCCCTAATGCAGTGCCACGTTCCCACCTGGCTGCAGAACACTCACGTGTTCAGCTGGCCTCGCGACCTGGACGACATCATCCGGCGGCTGATGAGAGTGGAGAAGTACAATCCCCCCGGCCTTGGGCCGCTGCCCACCATCATCTCCAGACCCATCTAGACCTACCCTCACCTCCAGACCTACCCTCACCTCCAGACTTACCGTCACCTCCAGACCTACCCTCacctccagacctccagacccaTCTAGACCTACCGTCACCTCCAAACCTACCGTCACCTCCAGACCCATCCAGACCTACCGTCACCTCCAGACCTACCGTCACCTCCAGACCCATCTAGACCTACCGTCACCTCCAGACCTACCGTCACCTCCAGACCTACCGTCACCTCCAGACCCATCTAGACCTACCGTCACCTCCAGACCTACCGTCACCTCCAGACCCATCCAGACCTACCGTCACCTCCAGACCTACCGTCACCTCCAGACCCATCCAGACCTACCGTCACCTCCAGACCTACCGTCACCTCCAGACCTACCGTCACCTCCAGACCTACCGTCACCTCCAGACCCACCGTCACCTCCAGACCCATCTAGACCCACCGTCACCTCCAGACCTACCCTCACCTCCAGACCTACCGTCACCTCCAGACCCATCCAGAGCTACCCTCacctccagacctccagacccaTCTAGACCTACCGTCACCTCCAGACCTACCGTCACCTCCAGACCCATCCAGACCTACCGTCACCTCCAGACCCATCTAGACCCACCGTCACCTCCAGACCTACCCTCACCTCCAGACCTACCGTCACCTCCAGACCCATCCAGAGCTACCCTCACCTCCAGACCTACCGTCACCTCCAGAACTACCCTCACCTCCAGACCTACCGTCACCTCCAGAACTACCCTCACCTCCAGACTAGGGCTGGGTGATTAAtggaattttgatcgcgatttcgattttagcgtcaaacgatcacaaaattaacataatcgagtttttcgtttatttttattttttattatttttatttaacgttttatagaaagggcagaacagctgtatacatatctgtatattattttagattagaacattttctttttgaccattttgtgttttttttaaggcgaaatttccaAGTTCTGTTACAAAgctttttttgggagagacatgcagaataaatacatgttttcaaactcaaaaataatcgtttcaataatagtgatttcaatattgcccaaaataatcgtgattatgatttttcccataatcgagcagccctaaacTAGAGCCATCTAGACCTACCATCACCTCCAGACCCATCCAGACCTACCGTCACCTCCAGACCCATCCAGACCTACCGTCACCTCCAGACCTACCGTCACTTCCAGACCCATCTAGACCTACCATCACCTCCAGACCCATCTAGACCTACCGGCCCATCTCTAGACCTACGTCACCTCCAGACCCATCTAAACCTACCGTCACCTCCAGACCCATCTAGACCTACCGTCACCTCCAGACCCATCTAGACCTACCGTCACCTCCAGACCCATCTAGAGACCTACCGTCACCTCCAGACCCATCTAGACCTACCGTCACCTCCAGACCCATCTAGAGACCTACCGTCACCTCCAGACCCATCTAGAGACCTACCGTCACCTCCAGGCCCATCTCTAGACCTACCTCCAGTCTCCATATCTCCATACCTATGTCAACTCTTTACCAAAGTATAAGACAAGGTTCAACAGTTATTTGTGAGCCAGGAAACCTGAAGAACTTCTTTGTGTTTGACATTCGCCTTGACTCTGCCCTTGGGTTGTTTGGTCTGCTACTGGTTGAGCAGGGATCCCTTCTGCTCTCAGGCTTTGAAATGTGAACTTATTGTAGTTCCTAATATGCTGGGAACTGAGCTTGTTTGCCGCATGAGTGCTAGCATGGCCAAACATGATAATGAACGCTGTTTGAGCAGTTAAGATTCATCCtcagtttatatatatttttaaccaTTATATTTTTAACATTACTTTGTATGATAAAAAATCAGTTTAAGAAGTTTATATAATTAAGTTTGTTTGCTAAACAGGAATACTGTTTCGGTTTCCAACTGGTTATGTTTACCGTCACATTTAAAGATGTCAATTTACTATTTTACAGATTATTAATCACTGTGCGGCTTCCCCCCTTTTGAAACACTAGATTGCATCGTGTAAAGACAGGATCATAAGCAAAAATGTTCATAGCTGTACATCAACATTACACCGACAGCCATACACCCATTAGAAGGTTGGCTGGGAAGCAGCAGCTCTCATGACAGGCCAGGACCTGAAACGGGTTGGCCTATGCACATTTTTGCGTAGAATTCTTTTGGCCTTAAAgcacactgaaaaaaaaaaaaaaagttgcctTGGAGATGTGTCTACAGAAAAAGATTGAAATCTCCCCACTTCTAGTAACTTGCTGGTGGTGGCTTTTCTTCAGCGGCTTCAAACAGGATGCTGAGCAGAAACATTTTGGCTGACAAAGCTCATTTGAGGTAGGCCGGCACAGCTCCAAGTAGGTCAACAGGGCCTGTATGCACCGCTTCAGTTTGACACACAGAATTAAAGAGGAAACCAAGCACTCGAGTTTAATAGGTTTATCTTCACAAGAGGTGAACACTGCAGACGCAAATCTTAGTACAGtgtttcatatatatttttatatatatatctgtatgttGAAAGTACATGAAAATAATTTTAATAAAAGGACAAATGACATCTGTAATAAGTGGATTACAAAGTGACAATGTATGTAAATACCTCTTCCGAATTAGATAtcagaaaacaaataaacaaagagaaaaaataatcgGACAATAAGATCCATTTTTTTGTATGTAAAAACACTGAAGTGCTATTTGTTCAaagctaaaaaataaaataaaatacacttaAAAAGCAGGAAGCGTTTTAATTTCCTTCAAGGAAAAGTACTATAAAATAAGTTACAGTACAGCAAATGGTTCCCGGctgggagagcagagagacaacagacagAAGTAAAAGGTACTGTTGTCCCCGGACAGAGACACGGGCAAACAGGCTGCTGTCAAtactgtgtgtgggtatgtttgAATTTGATCTACATGTTTGTCTGTGCATGATGCCTGTATGTATTCGATACACGTGTGTGAGGGTTGTTGATAAGTATggccacacacaaacgcttAGAAAAAAAGGCTGAAACATTTGAATCTGCCAGTacatttcctgtgtgtgtatataagagaggagagaggaagagaggagagaggagagaggagagaggagagagagagagagagagagagagagagagactacacgGTGTACTTCATGGGTTTATAAAAACTGACGAATACTTCATATTAAGTCACATGGTACACAGCCGCTCAGACGTCATCCGCTGGCAGTGTAGGAACGTGGAACCTCGGTCTGGTGAAGAAGGCCATCTTCTCCCTGGGAAAACGAAAGGCAAACTGGCAGTTTTATCCTCCATTTTAAAATCACGTCCATCACGTGCCTTATGCAATACCACTATATATCATATCAAAATGTCACATCAACCAGCTTAAAAACACGTGGGAAATATATATCCCTCGTGGCTTGAAACACATCATTGAAAGCTATGTGAAACATAAGATAATATCCATCTTATGAATCTGCCATTTTAAGGCACATTCTTTTGGACAATCATTAGCTGTTTTGTGAAATGTTAACTGCAGTATATGGTGACGACAGCATTAGACAATAATATTGAATTATGAATTATTTTCTAGacaaacaaatttttttttgcacacaAATTCTAGTTTGTGTGCAAAGGACTTCAGAGGGTAACTATTTACATGAAGCTACCTAGCCCGGGGCGAGAGTCCATGGGATTAGCAACGCGGCAAATTACTATCCCTCTAGCAATGTAAATAAAGGTTCTTAATCCCTTGAGTTTTATTAAACTATCCCTCTTCAACCAAGCCAATCGACTCTCAAGCTCTACTTCCAGTCACACCTGAAGTACACTAAATCCTTTCCAAGAGCAGCGTAGTGTAAACGCAAACTTAAAGATAGTTCCTCCGGTCCAGTTATTACACAGACTAAGTGCAAATTCAAGTGAGAGCAGGCTATCGATACTGGTTTTGGGGGTAGGGTGACACCCAGCCAGGGTTCAAGGTCAAACCCCCAACCTGCAGAGTCGAGCTGCAGGCAAAATGAAGCAAAGATACCCTGATCCCTAACGATGTGTGTCTCACAAAAATACTAAATCACATTAAGTTAGATAGAAGTATTTCCACAACGGCAACACAGTTCAGGATTTAATGTATTTGCGTCATGTCTCGTCACATGGTAAGGCTAGCATTCCCAAATTTCGAAGGGTATCCCAGAATGACTCAAGCATTGGTTGAGGGCAGGAAGGTAAAGACAGTACACTTTGAGCCCTGTGTCTTAACAGAGACAGACTATGATGGACATCTCTACAGGTGCATAAGCAAAACTGCATCATG includes the following:
- the traf3ip2l gene encoding E3 ubiquitin ligase TRAF3IP2 isoform X1, which encodes MFDGKSLIMLSSPVCPTSSPNSSTRRPNTPQEDDETMSQLQSEGGTAPGPASRPSHAHHGNGCDGDPKHPAHHPAHFLSELYCSSYPPAHHPHQPHPHHPTPFPSRAPDSSWGPGTHPSYASSGWSGAGFPGRPANSCLSGKDFSRQSGESALYSADNSSSLPGRYSPSMGSLEQPYSLHSNHPSPELYHHTMSPYYCQPPGPACWAQCPPEAFKRGPAFAHQMPMLVPHLPYAPFYPNDTRARGVGGMDHPNDPAKKENTSNSSQLSPEQRKVFVTYEADNEEHVNKVINFVALLRHNGFDTHIDMFEQQFRSISKIDFMERYLSEKEYLIIIIISPKYYDTVSASPFGLENDERTLNTVYIHKQLQNEFIQNGSKNFRFIPIIFPGGRKCHVPTWLQNTHVFSWPRDLDDIIRRLMRVEKYNPPGLGPLPTIISRPI
- the traf3ip2l gene encoding E3 ubiquitin ligase TRAF3IP2 isoform X3; this translates as MLHFPFKSVIDHKIEGHACTRRPNTPQEDDETMSQLQSEGGTAPGPASRPSHAHHGNGCDGDPKHPAHHPAHFLSELYCSSYPPAHHPHQPHPHHPTPFPSRAPDSSWGPGTHPSYASSGWSGAGFPGRPANSCLSGKDFSRQSGESALYSADNSSSLPGRYSPSMGSLEQPYSLHSNHPSPELYHHTMSPYYCQPPGPACWAQCPPEAFKRGPAFAHQMPMLVPHLPYAPFYPNDTRARGVGGMDHPNDPAKKENTSNSSQLSPEQRKVFVTYEADNEEHVNKVINFVALLRHNGFDTHIDMFEQQFRSISKIDFMERYLSEKEYLIIIIISPKYYDTVSASPFGLENDERTLNTVYIHKQLQNEFIQNGSKNFRFIPIIFPGGRKCHVPTWLQNTHVFSWPRDLDDIIRRLMRVEKYNPPGLGPLPTIISRPI
- the traf3ip2l gene encoding E3 ubiquitin ligase TRAF3IP2 isoform X2, with translation MLHFPFKSVIDHKIEGHACSTRRPNTPQEDDETMSQLQSEGGTAPGPASRPSHAHHGNGCDGDPKHPAHHPAHFLSELYCSSYPPAHHPHQPHPHHPTPFPSRAPDSSWGPGTHPSYASSGWSGAGFPGRPANSCLSGKDFSRQSGESALYSADNSSSLPGRYSPSMGSLEQPYSLHSNHPSPELYHHTMSPYYCQPPGPACWAQCPPEAFKRGPAFAHQMPMLVPHLPYAPFYPNDTRARGVGGMDHPNDPAKKENTSNSSQLSPEQRKVFVTYEADNEEHVNKVINFVALLRHNGFDTHIDMFEQQFRSISKIDFMERYLSEKEYLIIIIISPKYYDTVSASPFGLENDERTLNTVYIHKQLQNEFIQNGSKNFRFIPIIFPGGRKCHVPTWLQNTHVFSWPRDLDDIIRRLMRVEKYNPPGLGPLPTIISRPI